The following coding sequences lie in one Streptomyces venezuelae genomic window:
- a CDS encoding phosphotransferase family protein produces the protein MNDVEVVVAHSERTTLRVGDMFLKVDADPGRLEAEAEVMSLVPVPTPEVLWHKPSVLAIAAVPGTALGRLGEPSTASPAAWAAAGAAVRKLHDAPLPPRTSRGPAELAAELDAECAWLVANDVLPADLVTRNRGIAEAALRPWTPVFTHGDLQIAHVFVDGDQVTGIIDWSEAAPGDAHFDLATLTLGHEDRLDDVLAGYGADVDVDVIRAWWSLRSLLAIRWLVEHGFDPRAPGCEIDVLRARM, from the coding sequence ATGAACGATGTCGAGGTAGTCGTCGCACATTCCGAGCGCACCACCCTGCGGGTCGGCGACATGTTCCTGAAGGTGGACGCGGATCCGGGGCGTCTCGAAGCCGAGGCCGAGGTGATGTCACTGGTGCCGGTCCCGACCCCCGAGGTCCTGTGGCACAAGCCGTCCGTGCTCGCGATCGCCGCGGTCCCGGGGACGGCGCTCGGCCGCCTCGGCGAACCGTCGACCGCGTCGCCCGCGGCATGGGCCGCGGCGGGCGCCGCCGTCCGCAAGCTGCACGACGCGCCGCTGCCGCCCCGGACCAGCCGCGGCCCGGCGGAGCTGGCCGCGGAGCTCGACGCCGAGTGCGCGTGGCTCGTGGCGAACGACGTCCTGCCCGCCGACCTCGTCACCCGCAACCGCGGGATCGCCGAGGCCGCCCTGCGGCCGTGGACGCCGGTCTTCACACACGGCGACCTGCAGATCGCCCACGTCTTCGTCGACGGGGACCAGGTCACGGGCATCATCGACTGGTCGGAGGCGGCCCCCGGCGACGCCCACTTCGACCTGGCCACCCTGACGCTGGGCCACGAGGACCGTCTCGACGACGTGCTCGCCGGCTACGGCGCGGACGTCGACGTCGACGTGATCCGCGCCTGGTGGTCCCTGCGGAGCCTGCTGGCCATTCGCTGGCTGGTGGAGCACGGCTTCGACCCGAGGGCGCCGGGGTGTGAGATCGACGTGCTGAGGGCCCGAATGTGA
- a CDS encoding glutamate--cysteine ligase, which yields MGRELRQTVFTDEDHQLFRTRLKQSLGVLHDTVARPSFGLAQPMLGAELEMFLADPDDGLPVARNEEVRLAAADPRLVLEVNRYNLEANLTPVPLRGAPFTALHQETRDLLGAVAKAALPHGAVPYCSGTLPTLRPGDLTRHNVSAKRRYGLLDDALGRTPRDLSVHVHGEPSCRMRSDSVCAQGAASSWQIHLTVPAADFARFYNAAQLVIAPVLAVCANSPVLLGRLLWDESRIPWYEQAFGTPRSPATDSFERTGFGDGWVRDGVGELMEAACRHRPLMPMCADTPPTEDTDHGGPAELEELRLHVGTVWWWNRPVYDPVGDGHLRIEMRALPSGPTPADMAANTALLTGLVLDHATGHEPVAPALPFAQARANFYAAARQGLDATLWWPRTSGAPVRRNAHELVRSLLGRAARGLAGAGVTDAEVQRWLGVMEARVASGCSPARWHRKARRAGACDRDIFRHSLELASEDVPVHAWPVPGWRGRGPWA from the coding sequence ATGGGTCGCGAACTGCGGCAGACCGTGTTCACGGACGAGGATCACCAGCTCTTCCGTACGAGGCTGAAACAGTCCCTCGGCGTCCTCCACGACACGGTGGCCCGGCCCTCCTTCGGCCTCGCGCAGCCGATGCTCGGCGCCGAGCTGGAGATGTTCCTGGCCGACCCGGACGACGGCCTCCCCGTCGCACGCAACGAGGAGGTCCGCCTCGCCGCGGCCGACCCGCGGCTCGTCCTCGAGGTCAACCGGTACAACCTGGAGGCGAACCTCACCCCCGTCCCCCTGCGCGGCGCACCCTTCACCGCCCTGCACCAGGAGACACGCGACCTGCTCGGCGCGGTCGCGAAGGCCGCCCTGCCGCACGGCGCGGTGCCGTACTGCTCCGGCACCCTGCCGACCCTGCGTCCCGGTGACCTCACCCGCCACAACGTCTCCGCGAAGCGCCGCTACGGACTCCTCGACGACGCCCTCGGCCGCACCCCGCGCGACCTGAGTGTCCACGTCCACGGAGAGCCGAGCTGCCGCATGCGCTCCGACTCCGTGTGCGCGCAGGGCGCCGCCAGCTCCTGGCAGATCCACCTGACGGTCCCCGCGGCGGATTTCGCCCGCTTCTACAACGCGGCGCAGCTCGTCATCGCCCCCGTGCTCGCGGTCTGCGCCAACTCTCCCGTGCTGCTCGGCCGTCTGCTGTGGGACGAGAGCCGCATTCCGTGGTACGAGCAGGCGTTCGGCACGCCCCGCTCACCCGCGACCGACTCGTTCGAACGTACGGGCTTCGGCGACGGATGGGTGCGCGACGGGGTCGGCGAGCTCATGGAGGCCGCCTGCAGGCACCGCCCGCTCATGCCGATGTGCGCCGACACACCGCCCACGGAGGACACGGACCACGGGGGACCCGCCGAGCTGGAGGAGCTGCGGCTGCACGTGGGCACCGTCTGGTGGTGGAACCGTCCCGTGTACGACCCCGTCGGCGACGGGCATCTGCGGATCGAGATGCGCGCGCTGCCCTCCGGCCCCACCCCCGCCGACATGGCCGCCAACACCGCCCTGCTGACCGGGCTCGTCCTCGACCACGCGACCGGTCACGAGCCGGTGGCTCCCGCGCTGCCCTTCGCACAGGCCCGCGCCAACTTCTACGCCGCCGCCCGCCAGGGACTGGACGCCACCCTGTGGTGGCCGCGGACGAGTGGTGCGCCGGTGCGACGGAACGCGCACGAACTGGTCCGGTCCCTCCTGGGGCGTGCGGCCCGCGGTCTGGCCGGGGCCGGCGTGACGGACGCCGAGGTCCAGCGGTGGCTGGGTGTCATGGAGGCCCGCGTCGCCTCTGGCTGTTCTCCCGCGCGCTGGCACCGGAAGGCCCGCCGAGCGGGCGCCTGCGACCGGGACATCTTCCGCCACTCCCTGGAACTGGCGTCGGAGGACGTCCCGGTGCACGCGTGGCCGGTGCCGGGGTGGCGAGGCCGGGGACCGTGGGCGTGA